ACAATTTAAGAGCAATATTGACAAGAGCTATAAAAAATGttcataccctttgacccagtaatcccacccATGGgaatttattctaaggaaataattcaagagaAGAGATGAATTAGAGCCATGAAGATATCGATGCCACATTATTTACAACaacattatataaatgtttatcaaaAAGGGAATATTATACAGCTTTAAGATATAATGGtgtgttattaaaaaataaaataaatgtaatgataATGCATGCTTCAACATATttgaatcattttttcttttcttttctttttttttttttttgagagtctcgttctgtcacccaggctggagtgcggtggcacaatctcagctcactgcaaccttctccgcctcccaggttcagacgatactcctgcctcagcctcctgagtagctgggactacagatgcatgccaccacacccagctaatttttgtatttttagtagagacagggtttcaccatgttggtcaggctgctctcaaactcctgacctcgtgatccgcccacctcagccacccaaagtgctgggattacaggcgtgagccaccacacccagcccatattTGAATCTTGGAAACATTATGTTCAATGAAAGAAGCCATACACACACGAAGGACAACATATTGTGTGatgcaatttaaataaaatgtccaggataggcaaatctagagacagaaagcagatcagtgattGCAGAGGctaggaagaggaggaaacagagagtGATTGCTGATGagtatggagtttctttttggggtggtaAAACATTCTGGAATTAAACAGAGGTGATAATTATACAACCTTATGAATCTATcagaaaccactgaattgtacacttttaaagGGTGAAGTTTATgctatatgaattatatctcaattaaatatatataataacaaagtctttatagtaatattttaaaagcttattgaatcacaagcatttttaaattttactgtaaAAACATCATCATTATCAGGGAGGGGGGGAAAAGTACAAAATTATGTCCCTGATATGATTCAACCATGTAAAATGATGTACATTTATGAACGAGGACTAGAAGTGAACATGAATAACTGAAAACAAACAGTGTGATGCAAGTGAATTTTTGGAGGGTGAGATGGTCATTATATTGTTCTTCGAGcaattaagtattttattttcttcccaaaaCAATGTCCACAAGGGGGCAGACAGAAGATGACAAATCAAACCATTTAATAAAAACCTCAGCTGAAAAGCTAATAACTCCAGAATACAGGTTGAAAGCAAGCTTAAAGGTCATCTAGGCTGGGgtcagtagctcatgcctgtaatcccaacactttgggaggccaaggtgagaggatcgcttgagcccaggaggtaaaggctgcagtgagctatgactgtgccactgcacaccagcctgtgcaacaaagtagatctcgtctcaaaaaaaaaaaatcatctaagtCTTCTAAGTCCATCTCCCTCACCTgacaagaaagaaacagaggccCTAGTGGAAAGGTGGCTCACCCAAAGTCACCAGTATGGTCAATGCAAGAGGTAGAAGTAGAGACCCATCTCTTCACCTCTTCATCCCTCCTCACTCGGACTGCAGTGCCTCCTCCTTAAACAAGGTGATGGTAAATGTGGCAAATGGAAGATTTAGAGAGATAGGAGATGAAGGGCAGAATCTCATCAAgaaatggtttttggttttttatgttctttgtagCAAGAGATGGCAGGTCCAGAAAGACATTACAAGGAAGCAAATTTAGGAAACAATTTAGGGAACAATTAAGGATGTCTAAAAGGTGAGACAGGTAGAAGATTTCCAATTCAAGCAAAACCCGAAATGGTCATCTCTAAGGCAAGCTTTTCCCAAGATTCTGTACTGTATAGTTGCTTGGGATACAGGCCTTCTCAATTCCCTTCCAACTCTTCAAAGTATctatgaatttttgttttgtgcaAATGGGAGAATATGAAATCACTGGATTTCATTAAATCAACTAaggtagaaaataaagaagactcACTTGTTAATGTCTTAGATTTCCTATTATTTTACTAAAtgtccttctttttttaagaccgtattttggtttttgttttaatttcatttacttatttgtttttattttgtttatttatttatttatttcagaccgtgtctcactctgttgcccaggctggagtgcaggggcgcaatcacAACTCACTCATGATTGACCTTCTGGGcagccacattttattttttctttattttttcttttttttttttgagacggagtctcactctgttgcccaggctggagtgcagaggcgccatctcggctcactgtaacctccgcccccctgggttcaagcgattctccccactcagcctccagaatagttgggactacaggcgtgtgccaccatgcccggctcatttttgtattttttgtgttttttattttttgaagtggagtctcactctgtcgcccaggctggtgtgcaatggcgcagtctcagctcactgcaacctccacctcctgggttcaagtgattctcctgcctcagcctcctgagtagctgggattacaggcatgtgccaccacgcctggctaattttttgtatttttagtagagaaagggtttcaccatattggccaggctggtctcaaactcctgacctcaggtgatccaccaacgtcagcctcccagagtgctgagattacaggtgtgagtcaccacgcctggccacagcAACCCTTTTAAAGTAGATacttggctcatacctgtaatccccgcactttcgTAGGCCAAACGGGAGGGTGGGTTGAAACTAGAAGTTAgagaccaggttgggcaacatggcaagaccccatctctaccaaaaaaaaaaaaaaaagaaaaaaagccaggtatggtgatgcctgtctgtagtcccagctacttgggaggttgaggcaggaggatcacttgggcccaggagttccaggctacagtgagctgtgatcaccccactaaactccagcctgggcaacagagcaagaccctgtctcaataaataaataaatgaaaaaacaattttttttttttgagacagagtcttgccctaccactcaggctggagtgcagtggtgcgatctcagctcactacctcatctctgcctcccaggttgaagtgattctcctgcctcagcctcctgagtacttgggattacaggcatgccccactgtacctggctaatttttgtatttttagtagagatgggttttcaccatgttggccaagctggtctcaaactcctgacctcaggtgatccgcctgccttggcctcccaaaatgctgggattacaagcgtgagccaccgcgcccagccaaaaaatttttttgaataaagtagatactattatctcaattttaaagGAAACTAAGATTCTAAGaggctgaagaaataaaaaatacgaCAACTAGAAAATAATGTAACCTGATTCAAATCCTACTGTTGTTCTTCTGACTCTAAAACTCATGCTCAAGGATGACATGCTCAAGAAAGACAACTCATAGGCAAGggaaaaatatctacaacacataTTACGAGGGTTAAGGTTTCTAACATGCAAGGATTCCACCAAACTAGATTTGAAAGCGACAAATAGGAACACAACTTTACAATAAATAGAGAATATGATGAAGCAATTCACtgaagagaaaatccaaatgcCCAATAAAGATTTGAAGAGATGCTGAACTTCATTAggagtcagggaaatgcaaattaaagtaatTAGATACTATTTCTCATGATCATCTTGACAAAAGTTTAAAAGAGTGGTAACATTCCAGGCCAGTTACAAAGAAAATGCCAGTTTCTTGCACTTGGTGAAAGTCTAAACCGTTAAAACGTTTTTCAGAAGAAATCTGATACAATATCAACCAAATACAtttgtttgaggcagggtcttgctgtgttgcccaggatggagtgcagtgataccatcacagctcactgtagcctcaacctcccaggatcaagaaatctttccacctcagcctcccaactagctgggactactggcacatgccaccacacctagctaattttgtgtttgtttgttttgtttttttagtagagatgaggtctcactaggttgctcaagctggtcttgaactcctgagctcaagctatcctcccacctcaacctcccaaagtgctgggatgccaggcctgagccaccatgcgtggcccaATATGATATCAATCAAAATTGTAAAAAACATGTTCTCTCTTCGACCCTACTTATCACTTATTGGGATATAGcttcaacaaaaaacaaaaagcatcagTACATATATTCAAAGATATTTATTATAGGCTTGCTTATGCTGGAAAAATAAGAACTGCTTATCAGTAGTTCCCATTtgagtaaattaaaatatatccatattttgtaaaaaaaaaaaaaaaaaaaactccataatACAATTTGAGaacagtggccaggtgtggtggctcatgcctgtaattccagcactttgggaggccaaggcaggcagatcatgaggtcaagagatcgagaccatcctggccaacatggtgaaaccccatctctgctaaaaatacaaaaattagccgggcgtggtggcaggtgcctgtaatcccagctactcgagaggctaaggcaggagaattgcttgaaccccaagatccagcctgggtgacagagcaagacaccatctccaaaaaaaaaaaaaaaaaaagagagagagagagagagaatagagagAATAGTCGTCAACATAattccactttatttatttatttatttttatatttttgagacaggctgtcactgtgtcactcaggctggagtgtagtggtacgatctcagctcactgcagcctccaccttttgggttcaagtgatcctcccaatctcagcctccttagctgggactacaggcgcaccccaaaacacctggctcatttttgtactttttgtagagatggagttttgccatgttgcccaggctggtcttgaactcctgggctcaagcaatcttcctgccttggcttgccaaagtgctaggattataggcaagaggcaccatgcccggtcataattccactttaaaaatgatatatattacTCAGATTTAAcatccagaaagaagaaaaaaatggaaagaatgcacacacacaaagagagcaAGAAAGCTGCAGTAAAGGCACATAATTTAAAATCATGTTCCTGGTCTCCAATCTTCCTCTGCAAAGTGAGACAGCCTGGGCCCTTTCTTTCACACCTGGCTAGTTACCTAGAATTGAATAAGGCCCCCTTGAGATGCTCTAGCCGCTGGTTCCCTAGGGTTCCCCAAAGTCCCCAAAGGGACATATGACATATAAAATCATGAATCTTTCTGAGTCCCCATAAAACAATGTTATCTGTCCCTCCTCCAATGTGCCAATACACTATTTACAGCTCTTATGACATTTAGTTCAAAACACTGAACAAGGGCTTTGATATCTGTGTACCTGTGTCATTATCTCCCATCAGATTGTATGCTTCTAGGAGTAGGGTATGTAGCCCAGAATCAGACCTCAAATACTGGGAAGACCTGAGAAGTCAGCCAGTCCAACCACCTATGTAAAGTCTGAGAGCTCTCCAAAAATTCTCCTCTAAGCAGAGGAGGAAGAACTACCCCCCACTCCACAGTAGCTTGTTCCCTTTTGGAGAAAGTGTAGCTGCTAGAAAGTTCTcccataaatggaatgaaaatatttttctcaaattttgaaatttaatccTAGTCTCACCCCATCTACAGAAAAGATCAAATCTCTCTCATCACAGGACAGCTTGTGAATACTAGAACCTTCATATTTTTGCTTCAATCTCCTAACATAGtgctttatacatttatttatttatttatttatttacttacttacttatttatttatttaatttttgagacagaatctagctctgccgcccaggctggagtacagtgcagtggctcaatctcagctgactgcaacctccacctcccaggctcaagtgattttcctgcctcagcctcccgactagctggggctacaggcatgtgccaccatggctggctaagttttgtatttttagtagagatggggattcaccatgttggttggccaggctggtcttgaactcctgacctcaggtgatcctcccacctcagcttcccaaagtgttgggattacaggcgtaagccactatgccctgctgctttacacatttaaaaaaatagttaaataatcTTTCTCCATCACACATCAATATATCATGGGTGGGATAAGGTGGTGTGTTCtctaaaagatatattttttctaattaattttttattgatatataatagttgtcCATACTCTAAAAGATATTTGATTGTTTTATAATATGCCTTTCACTCTCTGGTTTTAAGAAAAATTGTCAAGAATGCAATAGCCAAGAATTCAGAAATTCAGAATATAAACACATCCTTCTACCACAACCTTTTCTCACCCCATTGTTTTCTCATGTCCCCTGCaagcagtttttcttttcttttttttttttttttgagacggagtttcactcttgttgcccaggctggagtgcagtggcgtgatctcggctcactgcaacctccgcctctcaggttcaggtgattctcctgcctcagcctcccaagtagctgggactacaggtgcctgccaccactcctggctaattttttgtatttttagtagagacgaagtttcactgtattggccaggctgctggtctcgaactcctgacctcatgatctgcccgcctcggcctcccaaagtgctgggattacaggcatgagccaccacgcccggcccctgcAAGCAGTTTCTTTAACTCTGTTGGGATGCCATTCGTGGGCAAAGCTAGATTTGGGACAAGTTGCCCAGCTCTGCTAGGAAGAGTCAGTCCTCAGGGGGAAGTTTCTTTTCACCTCCGGGATCCCCAGGGCTTCCTGGGTTGACTCAGGACTTCATACGCAGCCTGGATCTCCAGGAAGTGCCTCTGTGCCTCCTCTGTCTGGTCCAGGTTGTGGTCTGGGTGCCAGACCTTCACTAGCTCCCGGTAACTCCGatgtatttcttcatttgttgCCCCTTCTGAGAGGCCCAAAACCTTATGGAAACAGAAGATGACAAATTAGAATCCCCCAAGTTGTCAGGGTACCTGGGCCTCTCCTTGCACCTTTGCTAAATCAGGCTATCATATCTCTAGAATTGGCTTCTACTTGCCCGTGGGAAAGGTCCAGCAGCTCAGGTTAGAATTCCAGCCTTATAgagtaataataaaagaaaaaaactattttagaaaaaagaattccAGCCTTTTGAAACAAAGACAAGCTCTAGATCTCATGGCAAGAGCCATTAACCACAACTGCCCATTTTCCAACCTGGAACTTCATATCCCTGGCAAGATCTCTTCCCcacaaaagacataaatgtatatatgtccACCAAAGACATGTACAAGAAAGCTcaaagcagctttatttataatagccccaaaccataaacaacccaaatgttcattaacAATAGAGTGAATAAATTAACTGTGGTATAATCATACAATGGGATACTACACAACAGTGAAAACAaacaatttacaattgcaagtAACAGGAGGAATaatggtcaggcgtggtggctcctgcttgtaatcctagcactttgggaggccgaggcgggcggagcacctgaggtcgggagttcgagaccagcctgaccaacatggagaaaccccgtctctactaaaaatacaaaattaatttggcgtggtgacgcatgcctgtaatcccagctactcgggaggctgaggcaggagaatcacttgaacccgggaggcagaggttgcagtgagctgagatcgcgccattgcactccagcctaggcaacaagagtgaaactccatctcaaaaaaaaaaaaaaaagaagaatcaagagGAATACATCTCATAAACATGATGTTGAATGAAAGATGAAAGATGCCAAATACAAAAGAACACATACGGGATGGTTCCACTTATTTGGAGCTCAAGAATGAGCaaacctggctgggcacggtggctcacgcctgtaatcccagcactttgggaggcaaaggtgggtggatcacctgaggtcaggagttggaaaccagcctggccaacatggcgaaaccctgtctctatgaaaaatacaaaaattagccgggcgtggtggcacacttctgtagtcccagctactcgggaggctgaggcaggagaatcgcttcaacccaggaggcagaggttgcagtgagctgagatcgtgccactgcactccagcctgggctacacagtgagactccatctcaaaaaaaaaaaaaaaaaaaaagaagaagaatgagcaAAACTAATGTATGGTGACGAAAGTCTGAATAGAAATGACCTCTGAAGGTGGGAGTATAGGCTGAGAAGGGGAATAAAAGAACCTTCTTAGTGCTGGAAATGTTCCATCCCTTGATCTGAGTCAGGTATACATAAAATTAGTGCAATTTATATATGTTGTacctcaataaaaagtaaataatatacacatatatttttcctACTCACAGCATCTGTAACCTTTGCCCATTGTACACAGATATCCAAAGAAGCCAGAATATCCTTCCAGCACCTGGCCAACAGACGTAAGTACAGTACTTCCACATGAGGGCCACCAGAGCCACCGGACAGGACTGAGGGAAGAAAGCCTTACCCGGTAAGCCAGCTGACGCTTCTCATCCTGAAAACTGTGAACAAACTCATAGAGCTTCGCCCACTCCTGGAAGCAGCTGCTGTTGAAGCCAGTCTCCCCCATCAGTAGCCTCCAGATCCGGTAAGGCAGAAAGAGGACAAATTCCATGAGGCGGCCAAGAAGGGGGAAGAAGCTGAACCAATTCAAGAAGGAGCCAAAGGTTTCTGCCACATAGCTGAGGGTGGCAGCTGTGTTGCAGAGGGCACTGTATGCCAGTGGGCCTGTGAAAGCAAGGTAAGCCAAGCCCAGACGGTAGAGCCGCACACTGAGCGGCTCTGATGCCACCAAAGCTTTGTAGCGGCGATGCCTCTGAGCTGTAATGCTGGCGGCCACGCTAATGGGCAGTATGGCTATGGGGCGGCCATAGAAGATAGGTGAAGTGAGAAATGCTGCCCCCAGAGTGTTCTTAAAGTCTGAGGTCTGGTTGCCAACAGCAGCCACCAGCAAGACCCCTAAGCCAACTGCCAGTGGGAGGGCCACAATATAGAAGTTGACCATGGAAGAAAGGCTAATCAGTGCCACAAGGCCAAAATAGATGCCAACTATCACCTGGGCAGCAAAGCGAATGGGACTCAGAGGGGGTGTCACCCCTCTGGGGCTCTGCCTCTGTCCCTGGGCTCTGTTGGCCTGAGCTACAAAGCTTGGGAGCTTCCAGAACTCCCAGAGCCAGCCCAGCCCACCTCCCCCCAGGGTCAGCATCCAGAGCAGGGCGTGGCTGTCCCTTCCCAGGTACAGGTGGTGGAGCCCAGCAGGGCCCCCCACAGCCCAGAGGGCATAGGTCACCAGGAGCCCCTTGGCCATCCTCTAGGGCAAAGGTCTCAGAACAAGTCCGGTTACTCGCAGCACAGAAGTCTCGGGGTCCTCTGTGAGACTCATGGCTGTCATGGCCCCAGAGTTATCCTTAGACCCTAAGAGATGGGAAAAAGTAGAGTCATAAGATGATGTCCAGGCTCCAACACAGCAACCATTTCTCTTTCCAATAAAAGTCGAGTACAGATCTGCCTGAGTCCCCAGTGCTATTTATCTCATATCCCTTGTCCTAGCACCTCAGTCCCATTCTTTACAACCACAGTGACTCCAGATTTAGAGGAGAAAGCTGTTTAAATTTCAGACTTCCCCTGAGACCAATGACCCCATATGACTCATGGGGGGATGTGTGGAGGGGCAGGGCTGCATTGGATGCTTTTCCAAAGTTCCCACACATTTTGAAAGCCTCTGCCTTACCCCTGACTTAACTCCAACTGTGGCTGCCCTcccacacctggcccaggctttagccactctcctgccttcctAACTCTCCAGGCCATGAGATTTTCCCACAGGTCAAACTTGAAAGGGGTCCTGAATTCCCTTTATTAAAATATCCTGGAAAACTTCGTTTGACCTAGACCTTGGCACCCCACAATTCAACCACCTCTTTCGGAGGCCGGCTTGGAAAGCCACTCCACAGCAGCTGGACGAATCCTCACAATATCAAACTGGACGCCAAGCGTGCCTGCCAGTGTTCCCTCTATCTGGAGCGACCACCAGCCAGCACCCGCTACTCCCAAATTAAGTGGCCGTACCTGGGTGCCCCGCTCCCAGACCGAGTCAGACCAGTCATTTCCTTTGACCACAGAGTGAAAATGGCCCGTCTCGCCCTGCTCCCACTTCCATCCAAATGGACTTTGTCTTTTGTGTCTGTTGTGTCACGGAAGTCCGGCTTCcccaggccaggctcctccccagggCCCTCCCCGGCCCCCTGGGGATCACATTCCCGCCTGGGACTCCTCCCGCCCGCCCTCGCGGGGAAACTCGGTGCAAGGCTCTGCAGACGCCTGCAGCTCCGGTGGGCTCAGTGCCCAGCCCGGGCCCAGCACCTCCCACACCACCGCACCATGGCCGCCAGGTGGCGCTGCCGCCGATGGAAGGGCGGGTCCGGGCGGTCCCCGGACACCTTGTGCGGGTACCGAGGCACAGCAACACAGGACTGCCCCTATGGAGGGGCTGCCTGGCAGGAGCAAGGGACGCTCCTATCTGTAGTgctaaaaaaaaaggataaactcCTGTAAATGCAAGAATACGTCCTTGATTACCTCTTCCCACCCCTACAAATTGAAAGGTGACTCCTCCCTCACCTCAAGCTGCCCGCTCCTCTCTTCACGCTCCGTTGACCTTCAAGACTGCATGGTTCCACCTCCAATTCCCTTAAGGCAGAGACATCCACGGACAGGCTGCAGTGAGGGACATCCAACCCAAGCAGTCCTCAACCCCCCACAGGGCTTGCTTGCCTCACCGGCCCACCTCCGAGCCTTCCAGTTAGGGGCTCTGCTTCTGCACCTGAGCCTGAGACCTGAGGAGCCTCCCAATCCAGGGCTGCTCTGTCCCGCGGGCTATGAACCAGAGGGAGAAACGGGAGCAGAGGGTTGGAGGGCAGGAGGCTCGACCAGGAGGGCGAGGCCGCAGCCCGAGGCTCGTGGTAGTCTGCCTTCCTGCGCCTCTGCGCTGCAACGGAGCTGCAATGCAAGACGCCTTCATTTCAATGTCCCGGGCTCCAATCCCGGGTTCTACTCCGTGAACTTGGCTAAGTCATGCAGCTtcttgggcctcaatttccttctCTGGAAATCTCGTGGATCTCCGAGGTCCCCCAGTCTGGACTTGCGGGGGCTTCGGGGGACGGTCGGCCTCGCGGGTGTCACCTTCCGGCAGTAGGCA
The sequence above is a segment of the Pan paniscus chromosome 10, NHGRI_mPanPan1-v2.0_pri, whole genome shotgun sequence genome. Coding sequences within it:
- the DNAJC22 gene encoding dnaJ homolog subfamily C member 22 isoform X2 translates to MAKGLLVTYALWAVGGPAGLHHLYLGRDSHALLWMLTLGGGGLGWLWEFWKLPSFVAQANRAQGQRQSPRGVTPPLSPIRFAAQVIVGIYFGLVALISLSSMVNFYIVALPLAVGLGVLLVAAVGNQTSDFKNTLGAAFLTSPIFYGRPIAILPISVAASITAQRHRRYKALVASEPLSVRLYRLGLAYLAFTGPLAYSALCNTAATLSYVAETFGSFLNWFSFFPLLGRLMEFVLFLPYRIWRLLMGETGFNSSCFQEWAKLYEFVHSFQDEKRQLAYRAGILT
- the DNAJC22 gene encoding dnaJ homolog subfamily C member 22 isoform X1, producing MAKGLLVTYALWAVGGPAGLHHLYLGRDSHALLWMLTLGGGGLGWLWEFWKLPSFVAQANRAQGQRQSPRGVTPPLSPIRFAAQVIVGIYFGLVALISLSSMVNFYIVALPLAVGLGVLLVAAVGNQTSDFKNTLGAAFLTSPIFYGRPIAILPISVAASITAQRHRRYKALVASEPLSVRLYRLGLAYLAFTGPLAYSALCNTAATLSYVAETFGSFLNWFSFFPLLGRLMEFVLFLPYRIWRLLMGETGFNSSCFQEWAKLYEFVHSFQDEKRQLAYRVLGLSEGATNEEIHRSYRELVKVWHPDHNLDQTEEAQRHFLEIQAAYEVLSQPRKPWGSRR